One Faecalispora anaeroviscerum genomic window carries:
- a CDS encoding epoxyqueuosine reductase QueH: MKTLLHICCAPCSIMCIESLRSENIEPVGFWFNPNIHPYTEYRSRKEALIQHAKDVEMELILEGDYGLREFIRNVSPDFDSRCGYCYSVRAEAAASYAAEHGFDSFTSTLLISPYQNHELLRETMEKSAEKYGVEFLYRDFRPYFREGQEKAREKGLYMQKYCGCVFSEEDRYRKKPKKKKEAAQAL, from the coding sequence ATGAAAACACTTTTGCATATCTGCTGCGCTCCCTGTTCTATTATGTGTATTGAATCTCTGCGCAGTGAAAATATTGAGCCTGTCGGCTTTTGGTTCAATCCGAACATTCACCCCTATACGGAGTACAGAAGCCGCAAGGAAGCGCTGATTCAGCACGCAAAGGACGTAGAAATGGAGCTGATTCTGGAGGGCGACTACGGCCTGCGGGAGTTCATACGAAATGTTTCCCCCGATTTTGACAGCCGCTGCGGATACTGCTATTCCGTTCGGGCCGAGGCCGCCGCGTCATATGCCGCGGAGCACGGGTTTGACAGCTTTACCTCTACCCTGCTGATCAGCCCTTATCAGAATCACGAGCTGCTGCGCGAAACTATGGAAAAAAGTGCCGAGAAATACGGCGTGGAGTTTCTATATCGCGATTTCCGCCCCTATTTTCGCGAAGGACAGGAAAAGGCCAGGGAAAAGGGATTATATATGCAAAAATACTGCGGCTGCGTTTTTAGCGAAGAGGATCGTTACCGCAAAAAGCCAAAGAAAAAGAAAGAGGCTGCACAGGCGCTCTGA